In Athene noctua chromosome 7, bAthNoc1.hap1.1, whole genome shotgun sequence, the following proteins share a genomic window:
- the LOC141962687 gene encoding peptidyl-prolyl cis-trans isomerase-like 3, with translation MDIVDYYLHFFTRILLGKYASIGMMLIFLVRFSRAVTLHTDVGDIKIELFCERTPKTCENFLALCASNYYNGCIFHRNIKGFMVQTGDPLGTGKGGNSIWGKKFEDEFSEYLKHSVRGVVSMANNGPNTNGSQFFITYGKQPHLDMKYTVFGKVIDGLETLDELEKLPVNEKTYRPLNEVRIKDVSVHANPFAL, from the exons ATGGACATTGTAGACTACtatcttcacttcttcactcgtaTACTTCTGGGAAAGTATGCCAGTATCGgcatgatgctgatttttcttgtacGCTTCTCCCGA GCTGTCACGCTGCATACTGACGTAGGCGATattaaaattgaactgttctGTGAGCGGACACCAAAGACCTGCGAA AATTTCCTGGCTCTTTGTGCTAGTAACTACTACAATGGATGCATATTTCACCGGAATATAAAGGGCTTCATGGTTCAGACAGGAGATCCATTAG gcactgggaaaggaggtaACAGCATCTGGGGCAAGAAGTTTGAAGACGAATTCAGCGAATACCTGAAG cacAGTGTCCGTGGGGTAGTTTCAATGGCAAACAATGGCCCAAATACCAATGGATCACAGTTCTTCATCACTTACGGCAAGCAACCGCACCTAGACATGAAGTACACTGTGTTTGGAAA agttaTTGATGGCTTGGAGACCCTggatgagctggagaagctgcctgtgaATGAGAAAACCTACCGACCTCTCAATGAGGTTCGCATTAAAGATGTGTCGGTTCATGCCAACCCTTTTGCTCTGTAG
- the LOC141962430 gene encoding dual specificity protein kinase CLK4-like, whose product MPYVSQRSTTSVAIDGFSCSCSHCVQMLEWFEHHGHVCMVFELLGLSTFDFIRGNCFLPFSLEHIRQMAYQICRSVNFLHLNKLTHTDLKPGNILLVNSDYTEEYNPELECEERRLKNTDVKVADFGNATYDFDYHSPLVSTRPYRAPEVILALGWSQPCDVWSIGCILIGYYLGYAVFQTNDDREHLAMMERVLGPLPRHMIEKSRKHEYFHHGRLDWDEHSSAGRYVSSWCNPLKEFMTCHNSDHRNLFDLIEKMLEYDPAERITLEEALKHPFFSPLKRQKRKLPPVAEKADADVTPKRQKKY is encoded by the exons ATGCCGTATGTATCTCAGCgttctaccacttctgttgcaattgatggattttcctgctcttgcagccactgcgtccagatgttggaatggtttgagcaCCATGGGCATGTCTGCatggtttttgagctgctggggctcagcacctttgacttcattagagggaattgcttcttgccattttcgctggagcacatcagacagatggcttatcagatctgcagatctgtgaact ttttgcacctgaacaagctgacacatacagatctgaagccaggaaatattttacttgtgaattcagaCTACACAGAAGAATATAACCCcgaactg GAATGCGAAGAACGGAGACTAAAAAATACGGACGTCAAAGTTGCGGACTTCGGGAACGCAACGTATGATTTCGATTATCACAGCcctttggtgtctacaagaccttacagagctcctgaagtgatcctag cgctggggtggtcacagccatgcgatgtttggagcataggatgtatcctcataggatactaccttggatacgcggtatttcag accaatgaCGACAGAGAACACCTGGccatgatggagcgagtactggggcctttgccaaggcacatgatagagaaaagcag GAAACACGAATATTTCCATCATGGCCGGCTGGACTGGgatgaacacagttctgctggaagatatgtctccagttggtgtaatcccctaaag GAATTCATGACCTGCCACAATTCGGACCACAGGAACCTCTTCGACCTCATTGAGAAGATGTTGGAGTACGACCCAGCcgagcgcattactctggaggaagcactgaaacatcctttcttcTCGCCCTTGAagcggcagaaaaggaagctgcctcctgtagctgagaaggctgatgcagatgttacaccaaagagacaaaaaaaatattaa